A window from Campylobacter concisus encodes these proteins:
- the rpoB gene encoding DNA-directed RNA polymerase subunit beta produces MLNSLYSGNRLRVDFSNVVKEIDVPNLLQLQKKSFDNFLNLNNNQTESGIEKVFKSIFPIHDPQNRLTLEYVGSEIGKPKYTIRECIERGLTYSVNLKMKIRLIVHEKDDKTGDKVGVKDIKEQEIFIREIPLMTDRISFIINGVERVVVNQLHRSPGVIFKQEESATVANKLIYTAQIIPDRGSWLHFEYDTKDILYVRINKRRKVPVTILFRALGYKKQDIIKLFYPIQNLIIKNNKFLTLFNPEDYLGRVEYDIKNEDGEILHQAGKRLTKKKADKLIEDGVKFVEYPVEALIGRYLANPVINTESGEILYDTLSALDENKLAKILAEYESIEIINNSAAGVDDAIINSFIADNDMLKVLKQTEGVDDENDLAAIRIYKVMRPGEPVVKEAAKSFVNDMLFNPERYDLTKVGRMKMNHKLSLDVPEYVTLLTSEDIIKTAKYLIKVKNGQGHIDDRDHLGNRRIRSIGELLASELHLGFVKMQKAIRDKFTSLSNNTEEIMPYDLINPKMITATIMEFFTGGQLSQFMDQTNPLSEVTHKRRLSALGEGGLVKERAGFEVRDVHPTHYGRICPVETPEGQNIGLINTLSTYAKVNDLGFVEAPYKKVVDGKVTDEIVYLTATQEEGNVIAPASTKLDENGHIVEDLIEVRKDGEMMLARREDVTLIDLCSGMIAGVAASLIPFLEHDDANRALMGSNMQRQAVPLLRSTAPIVGTGMESVIARDAWESVKAKRSGVVEKVDNKNIFILGEDEAGPYIDHYSLEKNLRTNQNTTFSQHPIVKKGDEIVAGQIIADGPSMEKGELAIGKNALIAFMPWNGYNYEDAIVISEKMIREDAFTSVHIYEKEIEARELKDGVEEITKDIPNVKEEELMHLDESGIVKIGTEIKPGMILVGKVSPKGEVKPTPEERLLRAIFGEKAGHVVNKSLYASASMEGVVVDVKIFTKKGYEKDSRTNKAYEEEKTLLEKEHHDRLLMLDREEMLKVTALLSKNPLASDQEVNKKEYKKGSKINKADLENINRFTLNAIVKSFSKDIQKKYDELKNYFQNEKKKLKEEHDAKIEILEKDDILPSGVVKLVKVYIATKRKLKVGDKMAGRHGNKGIVSNIVREVDMPYLPSGQIVDIVLNPLGVPSRMNIGQILESHLGLVGYRLGEQINEIFETKKGEWIKELRAKMIEIAGVAKLMDAKKALGKMSDEKLLEYAKDWSNGVRFATPIFEGVKADEFAKLFEMAKIDSDGKTELYDGRTGSKIRERVNVGCMYMLKLHHLVDEKVHARSTGPYSLVTQQPVGGKALFGGQRFGEMEVWALEAYGAAHTLREMLTVKSDDVEGRLSAYKALTRGENVPETGIPETFFVLTNELKSLALDVEVYDEDETNETN; encoded by the coding sequence ATGTTAAATAGCTTATACTCAGGAAATCGTCTTAGAGTTGACTTCTCTAATGTCGTTAAAGAGATAGACGTTCCGAACCTACTACAACTACAAAAAAAGAGCTTTGATAATTTTTTAAATCTAAATAACAATCAAACTGAAAGCGGTATCGAAAAAGTTTTTAAGTCGATTTTCCCTATACATGATCCGCAAAATCGTTTGACTTTAGAGTATGTTGGCTCAGAAATTGGAAAACCAAAATATACGATCAGAGAGTGTATAGAAAGAGGTCTTACATACTCTGTAAATTTAAAGATGAAAATACGTCTTATCGTTCATGAGAAAGATGATAAGACAGGTGATAAAGTCGGTGTTAAAGATATAAAAGAACAAGAAATTTTTATACGCGAAATTCCACTAATGACTGATAGAATTTCATTTATTATAAATGGTGTTGAGCGCGTTGTTGTAAATCAACTCCACAGAAGTCCAGGTGTTATTTTTAAACAAGAAGAGAGCGCGACTGTTGCAAATAAATTAATTTATACAGCTCAAATAATACCTGATCGTGGCTCTTGGCTACATTTCGAATATGACACAAAAGATATTTTATATGTTAGGATAAATAAACGTAGAAAAGTGCCAGTAACTATATTATTTAGGGCGCTTGGATATAAAAAGCAAGACATCATTAAGTTGTTTTATCCAATACAAAATTTAATTATTAAAAATAACAAATTCTTAACTCTTTTTAATCCTGAAGATTATTTGGGAAGAGTTGAATATGATATAAAAAACGAAGATGGAGAAATTCTTCACCAAGCGGGCAAGCGTCTTACTAAGAAAAAAGCTGACAAGTTGATCGAGGATGGAGTAAAATTTGTTGAATACCCAGTTGAAGCACTTATTGGTAGATATTTGGCAAACCCTGTAATAAATACAGAGAGTGGAGAAATTTTATATGATACACTATCTGCTCTTGACGAGAATAAACTTGCAAAGATTTTAGCTGAGTATGAAAGTATTGAGATTATAAATAACTCTGCTGCTGGTGTTGATGATGCGATTATAAATTCTTTCATAGCTGACAACGATATGCTTAAGGTTTTAAAACAAACTGAGGGCGTGGATGACGAAAATGATCTTGCGGCTATTAGAATTTATAAGGTCATGAGACCAGGAGAGCCAGTTGTTAAAGAGGCTGCAAAGAGTTTTGTAAATGATATGCTATTTAACCCTGAGAGATACGATTTAACAAAAGTTGGTCGTATGAAAATGAATCATAAGCTCTCACTTGATGTACCAGAATATGTTACTTTACTAACAAGTGAAGATATCATAAAAACTGCAAAATATCTTATAAAAGTTAAAAATGGACAAGGTCACATTGATGACCGAGATCATCTTGGTAATCGTCGTATAAGGTCAATTGGTGAGTTACTCGCTAGCGAACTTCACCTCGGTTTTGTAAAGATGCAAAAGGCTATCCGCGATAAATTTACAAGTTTAAGTAATAATACCGAAGAGATTATGCCATACGACCTCATTAATCCAAAAATGATTACTGCTACGATTATGGAATTTTTCACAGGTGGACAATTAAGCCAGTTTATGGATCAGACAAACCCACTTAGTGAAGTTACTCACAAGCGCCGTCTATCTGCGCTTGGCGAGGGCGGCTTAGTAAAAGAGCGTGCTGGCTTTGAGGTGCGTGACGTTCACCCAACCCACTACGGTAGAATTTGTCCGGTTGAGACTCCAGAAGGTCAAAATATTGGTCTTATCAATACACTTTCAACCTATGCAAAAGTGAACGATCTTGGCTTTGTTGAAGCACCTTACAAAAAAGTTGTAGATGGCAAAGTGACTGATGAGATAGTTTATTTAACCGCAACTCAAGAAGAGGGCAATGTTATAGCTCCAGCATCAACTAAACTTGATGAAAATGGACACATCGTTGAGGACTTGATTGAGGTTAGAAAAGATGGCGAGATGATGCTTGCGCGTAGAGAAGATGTTACTCTGATCGACCTTTGTTCTGGTATGATAGCTGGTGTTGCGGCTTCACTTATTCCATTCCTAGAGCATGATGATGCTAACCGTGCTCTCATGGGCTCAAACATGCAACGTCAGGCAGTGCCACTACTTCGCTCAACTGCTCCTATTGTTGGAACAGGTATGGAAAGCGTTATCGCAAGAGATGCATGGGAAAGCGTAAAAGCAAAACGTAGTGGTGTGGTTGAAAAGGTTGATAATAAAAATATATTCATTTTAGGCGAAGACGAAGCTGGTCCATATATCGATCACTACTCTTTGGAGAAAAATTTAAGAACAAACCAAAATACGACTTTTTCTCAACATCCGATAGTTAAAAAAGGTGATGAAATCGTTGCCGGTCAAATAATTGCTGACGGTCCAAGTATGGAAAAAGGCGAGCTAGCGATTGGTAAAAACGCACTAATAGCATTTATGCCTTGGAATGGCTATAACTACGAAGACGCGATCGTCATTAGTGAAAAAATGATACGTGAAGACGCCTTTACAAGTGTTCATATCTATGAAAAAGAGATCGAGGCTCGTGAGCTAAAAGATGGCGTTGAAGAGATAACAAAAGATATACCAAACGTCAAAGAAGAGGAGCTTATGCACCTTGATGAGAGCGGTATTGTCAAAATTGGTACAGAGATCAAACCTGGCATGATTCTTGTTGGCAAAGTATCTCCAAAAGGCGAAGTTAAACCAACTCCAGAAGAAAGATTACTACGTGCGATCTTTGGTGAAAAGGCTGGCCACGTGGTAAATAAATCGCTCTACGCTTCAGCTTCGATGGAAGGCGTGGTTGTTGATGTTAAAATTTTCACCAAAAAAGGTTATGAAAAAGATAGCAGAACAAATAAAGCTTACGAAGAAGAGAAGACTCTTTTAGAAAAAGAACATCACGATAGACTACTTATGCTAGACCGCGAAGAGATGCTAAAAGTTACAGCACTTCTTTCTAAAAATCCACTAGCAAGTGATCAAGAGGTAAATAAAAAAGAGTATAAAAAGGGCTCAAAGATCAATAAGGCCGATCTTGAAAATATAAATAGGTTTACTCTAAATGCTATCGTTAAAAGCTTTTCAAAAGATATCCAAAAGAAATATGACGAGCTAAAAAATTACTTCCAAAATGAGAAGAAAAAGCTCAAAGAAGAGCACGATGCTAAGATAGAAATTTTAGAAAAAGATGACATTTTACCAAGCGGCGTTGTAAAACTTGTAAAAGTTTATATAGCTACAAAACGCAAACTAAAAGTCGGCGATAAGATGGCTGGACGTCACGGCAACAAAGGTATCGTTTCAAATATAGTAAGAGAAGTCGATATGCCGTATCTTCCAAGCGGTCAGATTGTAGACATCGTGCTAAACCCACTTGGCGTTCCAAGCCGTATGAACATCGGTCAAATTTTAGAGAGCCACCTTGGTCTTGTTGGCTACCGCTTAGGCGAACAGATAAATGAAATTTTTGAAACCAAAAAAGGCGAGTGGATAAAAGAGCTAAGAGCTAAGATGATAGAGATAGCAGGTGTTGCTAAGCTAATGGACGCTAAAAAAGCTCTTGGCAAGATGAGTGACGAGAAGCTTCTTGAATATGCAAAAGATTGGAGTAATGGCGTAAGATTTGCAACTCCAATTTTTGAAGGCGTTAAGGCTGACGAATTTGCAAAACTATTTGAGATGGCAAAGATAGATAGCGATGGTAAAACCGAGCTATATGACGGACGCACAGGCTCAAAGATAAGAGAACGTGTTAATGTTGGTTGTATGTATATGCTAAAACTTCACCACTTGGTTGATGAAAAAGTTCACGCAAGAAGCACTGGACCATATAGCCTTGTTACACAGCAACCTGTCGGCGGTAAGGCGCTATTTGGTGGTCAAAGATTTGGTGAGATGGAGGTTTGGGCACTTGAGGCTTATGGTGCCGCTCATACACTAAGAGAGATGCTAACTGTAAAATCAGATGATGTTGAGGGAAGACTTTCTGCTTACAAAGCTTTAACAAGAGGTGAAAACGTTCCTGAGACTGGTATCCCTGAGACGTTCTTTGTTCTAACAAACGAGCTAAAATCACTAGCTCTTGATGTAGAAGTATATGATGAGGATGAGACAAATGAAACTAACTAA
- the rplL gene encoding 50S ribosomal protein L7/L12 encodes MAITKEDVLEFISNLSVLELSELVKEFEEKFGVSAAPVMVAGGAVAAGGAAAAAEEKTEFNIVLVDSGDKKINVIKVVRALTGLGLKEAKDAVEGTPSVLKEGVSKDEAEAAKKELEEAGAKVELK; translated from the coding sequence ATGGCAATTACTAAAGAAGATGTATTAGAGTTTATATCTAATCTTTCTGTACTTGAGCTTAGTGAACTTGTAAAAGAGTTCGAAGAGAAATTTGGTGTTAGTGCAGCTCCTGTAATGGTAGCTGGTGGTGCTGTTGCAGCAGGCGGTGCAGCAGCTGCAGCAGAGGAAAAAACAGAATTTAACATTGTTTTGGTTGATTCTGGTGATAAGAAAATCAATGTTATTAAAGTTGTTAGAGCGCTTACTGGTCTTGGTCTTAAAGAAGCTAAAGATGCAGTTGAGGGAACACCATCTGTTCTTAAAGAAGGCGTTAGCAAAGATGAGGCTGAGGCAGCTAAAAAAGAGCTTGAAGAAGCTGGTGCTAAGGTTGAACTTAAATAA
- the rplJ gene encoding 50S ribosomal protein L10, with protein MTRNEKTEVVAKLESEFKTAEAIIVCDYRGLSVKKLEVLRNSAKEQNVKVQVIKNTLANIALKNSDKVGMELKDTNIYLWSEDQLAVTKVAAKFEESNADLFKIKTAYIDGEVASVDKVKALSKMPSRDELIAMLLQVWNAPIQNFTIGLNALKEKKEQSA; from the coding sequence GTGACACGTAACGAAAAAACTGAAGTTGTTGCAAAATTAGAGAGTGAATTTAAAACTGCTGAAGCTATTATAGTTTGTGACTATCGTGGCCTTTCAGTAAAGAAACTTGAAGTTTTAAGAAATTCTGCTAAAGAACAAAATGTAAAAGTTCAGGTTATTAAAAATACTCTTGCAAATATTGCTCTTAAAAATTCTGATAAAGTCGGAATGGAACTCAAAGATACAAATATCTATCTTTGGAGTGAAGATCAATTAGCAGTAACTAAAGTAGCCGCAAAATTTGAAGAGTCTAATGCTGATCTTTTTAAAATAAAAACAGCTTATATTGATGGCGAAGTTGCTAGCGTTGATAAAGTTAAAGCTCTATCTAAAATGCCTAGCCGTGATGAGCTTATTGCGATGCTTTTACAAGTTTGGAATGCGCCAATTCAAAATTTTACAATTGGTTTGAATGCGCTTAAAGAGAAAAAAGAACAATCAGCTTAA
- the rplA gene encoding 50S ribosomal protein L1, whose protein sequence is MGKTSKRFQELLKKVEQDKIYNLSEAIDTVKTLASAKFNETVEIALKLNVDPRHADQMVRGSVVLPAGTGKTVRVAVIAKDAKADEAKVAGADIVGADDLVEDIQKGIMNFDVLIATPNLMGLVGKVGRILGPKGLMPNPKTGTVTMDVAQAVNNAKSGQVNFRVDKQGNIHAGLGKVNFTKEQLNENISTFIKAINKHKPATAKGRYVKNASLSLTMSPSIALDTQEVMDLK, encoded by the coding sequence ATGGGAAAAACTAGTAAGAGATTTCAAGAATTGCTCAAAAAAGTAGAGCAAGATAAAATTTATAACCTTAGTGAGGCTATTGATACAGTCAAAACTCTAGCTTCTGCTAAATTTAATGAAACAGTTGAGATTGCATTAAAATTAAATGTTGATCCAAGACATGCTGATCAAATGGTTCGTGGTTCAGTAGTTTTACCAGCTGGTACAGGTAAAACTGTAAGAGTTGCTGTTATTGCTAAAGATGCTAAAGCTGATGAGGCTAAAGTAGCTGGTGCTGATATTGTTGGTGCAGATGATTTGGTCGAAGATATTCAAAAAGGTATAATGAATTTTGATGTTCTTATAGCTACTCCAAACCTAATGGGTCTCGTAGGTAAGGTCGGTAGAATTTTAGGACCAAAAGGATTAATGCCAAATCCAAAAACTGGTACAGTCACAATGGATGTTGCACAAGCTGTTAATAATGCAAAAAGTGGTCAAGTAAATTTCCGTGTTGATAAGCAAGGAAATATACATGCAGGTCTTGGTAAAGTTAATTTTACTAAAGAACAATTAAATGAAAATATTTCAACATTTATTAAAGCGATCAATAAACATAAGCCTGCAACCGCAAAGGGTAGATATGTTAAAAATGCTTCGTTGTCTTTGACAATGAGCCCATCTATAGCTCTTGATACTCAAGAAGTTATGGACTTAAAATAA
- the rplK gene encoding 50S ribosomal protein L11, whose protein sequence is MAKKVIGEIKLQIAATKANPSPPVGPALGQKGVNIMEFCKAFNERTKDMVGFNIPVVITVYADKSFTFITKQPPATDLIKKAAGITKGTDNPLKNKVGKLTKAQVLEIVEKKLVDLNTNDKEQAAKIIAGSARSMGVEVID, encoded by the coding sequence ATGGCTAAAAAAGTTATAGGTGAAATAAAATTACAAATTGCTGCAACAAAAGCAAATCCTAGTCCACCAGTTGGTCCAGCTCTTGGACAAAAAGGTGTTAATATTATGGAATTTTGTAAAGCCTTTAATGAAAGAACAAAAGACATGGTTGGATTTAATATTCCAGTTGTTATAACTGTTTATGCTGATAAAAGTTTTACATTTATTACAAAACAGCCTCCTGCTACAGATCTTATTAAAAAGGCTGCAGGTATAACAAAAGGAACTGATAATCCTTTAAAAAATAAAGTAGGCAAACTAACAAAAGCTCAAGTTTTAGAAATAGTTGAGAAAAAACTTGTTGATTTAAATACAAATGATAAAGAGCAAGCAGCTAAAATTATTGCTGGTTCAGCTCGATCAATGGGTGTCGAAGTAATAGACTAA
- the nusG gene encoding transcription termination/antitermination protein NusG has product MSHKWYAIQTYAGSEMAVKRGIENLVKDHGIEDQLKEIIVPTEDVIEIKNGKQKINERTLYPGYAFACLDLDTALWHRIQSLPKVGRFIGEAKKPTPLSEKDINTILEKVQKRAAPKPKIFFEDGESVRITEGPFANFTGIVEEYDMIHGKLRLNVSIFGRSTPVDILYSQVEKII; this is encoded by the coding sequence ATGTCACATAAATGGTATGCTATACAGACTTACGCTGGAAGCGAAATGGCAGTAAAAAGAGGAATTGAAAATTTAGTAAAAGATCATGGAATAGAAGATCAACTAAAAGAAATTATAGTTCCTACAGAAGACGTAATAGAAATAAAAAATGGTAAGCAAAAAATCAACGAAAGAACTCTTTATCCAGGTTATGCTTTTGCATGCTTAGATCTTGATACGGCTCTTTGGCACAGGATTCAATCTTTACCAAAAGTTGGACGTTTTATTGGTGAGGCCAAAAAACCTACGCCATTATCTGAAAAAGATATAAATACTATTTTGGAAAAAGTTCAAAAAAGAGCTGCACCAAAACCTAAGATATTTTTTGAGGATGGTGAGAGTGTTCGTATAACAGAAGGTCCTTTTGCTAACTTTACAGGTATTGTGGAAGAATATGACATGATACATGGTAAACTTAGACTTAATGTTTCTATTTTTGGTAGAAGTACCCCTGTTGATATTTTGTATTCACAAGTTGAGAAGATAATTTAA
- the secE gene encoding preprotein translocase subunit SecE, with protein sequence MEKIINYIRLSKLEIMKVIYPTKEQIRNAFFAVFIVVAVVSLFLALVDVIMSFVLSKVI encoded by the coding sequence ATGGAAAAAATTATAAATTATATTAGGCTTTCTAAATTGGAAATAATGAAGGTTATCTATCCTACAAAAGAACAAATTAGAAACGCTTTTTTTGCAGTTTTTATCGTAGTTGCTGTTGTATCACTTTTTTTAGCTCTTGTTGATGTTATTATGTCCTTTGTTTTATCTAAAGTTATATGA
- the rpmG gene encoding 50S ribosomal protein L33: MRIKIGLRCSESGDINYTTTKNSKTTTDKVELKKYCPRLKKHTIHKEVKLKS, from the coding sequence ATGAGAATTAAAATTGGTTTAAGATGCTCCGAAAGTGGTGATATAAATTATACAACAACTAAAAATAGTAAAACTACAACGGATAAAGTTGAACTTAAAAAGTATTGCCCAAGATTAAAAAAACATACTATTCATAAAGAAGTTAAATTAAAAAGTTAA
- the tuf gene encoding elongation factor Tu, giving the protein MAKEKFSRNKPHVNIGTIGHVDHGKTTLTAAISAVLSRKGLAELKDYDNIDNAPEEKERGITIATSHIEYETEKRHYAHVDCPGHADYVKNMITGAAQMDGAILVVSAADGPMPQTREHILLSRQVGVPYIVVFMNKADMVDDAELLELVEMEIRELLNEYNFPGDDTPIVSGSALKALEEAKAGQDGEWSAKIMELMDAVDSYIPTPVRATDKDLLMPIEDVFSISGRGTVVTGRIEKGVIKVGDTIEIVGIKPTQTTTVTGVEMFRKEMDQGEAGDNVGVLLRGTKKEDVERGMVLCKPKSITPHTKFEGEVYILTKEEGGRHTPFFNNYRPQFYVRTTDVTGSITLPEGTEMVMPGDNVRISVELIAPVALEEGTRFAIREGGRTVGSGVVSKILG; this is encoded by the coding sequence ATGGCTAAAGAAAAATTTTCACGTAACAAGCCGCACGTAAACATAGGTACTATTGGTCACGTAGATCATGGTAAAACTACATTAACAGCTGCAATATCTGCTGTTCTTTCACGCAAAGGACTTGCTGAGCTAAAAGATTATGATAATATTGATAATGCTCCAGAAGAAAAAGAGCGTGGTATTACAATTGCTACTTCACATATTGAGTACGAGACAGAGAAACGCCACTATGCCCACGTTGACTGCCCTGGTCACGCTGACTATGTAAAAAATATGATTACAGGTGCTGCGCAAATGGATGGAGCTATTCTGGTTGTTTCTGCAGCTGATGGTCCAATGCCACAAACTAGAGAGCATATTTTATTATCACGCCAAGTTGGTGTTCCATACATTGTTGTTTTCATGAACAAAGCTGATATGGTTGATGATGCAGAGCTACTTGAATTGGTTGAAATGGAAATCCGTGAATTACTTAATGAGTATAATTTCCCAGGCGATGATACACCTATTGTTTCTGGTTCAGCACTTAAAGCTCTTGAAGAGGCAAAAGCTGGTCAAGATGGCGAATGGTCAGCAAAAATTATGGAATTAATGGATGCAGTTGATAGCTATATTCCAACTCCAGTTCGTGCAACAGATAAAGACCTTCTTATGCCAATCGAAGATGTTTTTTCGATTTCAGGTCGTGGTACAGTTGTAACTGGTAGAATCGAAAAAGGTGTTATAAAAGTAGGTGACACAATTGAGATTGTTGGTATTAAGCCAACTCAAACAACAACAGTTACTGGTGTTGAAATGTTTAGAAAAGAGATGGATCAAGGCGAAGCTGGTGATAATGTTGGCGTTCTTCTCCGTGGTACTAAGAAAGAGGATGTTGAGCGTGGTATGGTTCTTTGCAAACCTAAATCAATTACCCCTCATACAAAATTTGAAGGCGAAGTCTACATCTTGACAAAAGAAGAAGGTGGTCGCCATACTCCTTTCTTTAATAACTATAGACCACAATTCTATGTAAGAACAACTGATGTTACTGGTTCAATTACGCTTCCAGAAGGAACAGAGATGGTTATGCCAGGTGATAATGTAAGAATTTCAGTTGAGTTGATTGCTCCAGTAGCACTTGAGGAAGGCACTCGTTTCGCTATCCGTGAAGGTGGCAGGACTGTTGGTTCAGGTGTTGTTTCAAAAATACTTGGTTAA
- a CDS encoding response regulator transcription factor, translated as MQVILFTQNSALNNIWRSYFTGNSDVKFIHNRKEFFSNINDDVDIIGIDIDIFKDNIDDVIKNIIENSPNIKILILSNRPTINEGKHLLTLGIKGYANSHMRKTHFEDAFETIFNGNIWLYQEFVQAMISELTGSYINSESEKVDKKTDLSELSSREREIADLIYQGLTNNEISEKTGITLRTVKAHTSSIYSKLNVKDRIGLVLLMKQLDA; from the coding sequence ATGCAAGTTATTTTATTTACACAAAATAGTGCATTAAACAATATTTGGAGAAGCTATTTTACTGGCAATAGCGATGTGAAATTTATACACAATAGAAAAGAGTTTTTTTCTAATATAAATGATGATGTTGATATTATAGGCATTGATATTGATATTTTTAAAGATAATATTGATGATGTTATAAAAAATATAATTGAAAATTCCCCAAATATAAAAATACTCATACTCTCAAATAGGCCAACGATAAACGAAGGCAAGCACCTGCTTACGCTTGGAATCAAGGGCTATGCAAATTCTCACATGAGAAAGACACACTTTGAAGATGCTTTTGAAACCATTTTTAATGGAAATATATGGCTTTACCAAGAATTTGTTCAGGCAATGATTAGTGAGCTAACCGGCTCATATATTAATAGCGAAAGTGAAAAGGTAGACAAAAAGACCGACCTCTCTGAGCTTAGTTCAAGGGAAAGAGAAATTGCAGATTTAATCTATCAGGGTCTAACAAATAATGAAATTTCAGAAAAAACAGGTATTACACTAAGGACGGTCAAGGCACATACAAGCTCGATTTATAGTAAGCTAAATGTAAAGGATAGAATAGGGCTTGTGCTTTTAATGAAGCAGCTTGACGCATAA